In the Pristiophorus japonicus isolate sPriJap1 chromosome 5, sPriJap1.hap1, whole genome shotgun sequence genome, one interval contains:
- the gjd4 gene encoding gap junction delta-2 protein: MVLFRLLVIIGVGYPLYQDEQTKFTCDTMQPGCANVCYDTFSPISHCRFWFVQAIALCLPLAMFIMYVAHRVPMQNVKDNSRRCLQNLIETSSIRKVAAGRTSLTRKSCETNLHWEDGYGESKAVNEDLRMRQRILNFCEAYVLQLLLRTLLEAGFGIGQYYLFGLYVPNMFVCSSYPCANRVTCYPSRPSEKTLLLNFMFGVTAFSFLMNIVDLIYVIKQAVKQSKKKKLLMENFYQEEPFHDMPSDTLVLPEHKVAQEYEAHVQQGQESGTSAGSEASSKQGHEEGTFRHSEVLSENVAFSNTNSNNTHLTMVTSSPASTEGSADNDGSKVALCETEQGTAAHSLSWHTAASPGQQGSRLRQHTLQKPAESPSSSSQLIAEYRLVHMRVTDGQSNCGKGGRRKKSEWV; the protein is encoded by the coding sequence ATGGTATTGTTTCGGCTGCTTGTGATCATTGGTGTTGGCTATCCTTTGTACCAGGACGAACAAACAAAATTCACTTGTGACACCATGCAGCCAGGGTGCGCCAATGTGTGCTATGATACCTTCTCGCCGATATCTCACTGCAGATTTTGGTTTGTACAGGCCATCGCGCTCTGCTTGCCTTTGGCGATGTTCATCATGTATGTGGCTCACAGGGTGCCAATGCAGAATGTGAAAGATAACTCTCGGCGGTGCCTTCAAAACCTGATCGAAACTTCATCAATCAGAAAAGTGGCAGCGGGAAGAACTTCTTTAACCAGGAAAAGTTGTGAGACCAATCTCCACTGGGAGGACGGCTATGGTGAAAGCAAGGCAGTAAATGAAGATCTCAGAATGAGGCAAAGAATTCTTAATTTCTGCGAGGCATATGTGCTTCAGTTGCTCCTGAGGACTTTATTGGAGGCAGGGTTTGGAATTGGCCAATATTACTTGTTTGGACTTTATGTCCCCAATATGTTTGTCTGCTCCAGTTATCCGTGTGCCAACAGAGTGACCTGTTATCCTTCCAGACCCAGTGAGAAAACGTTGCTGCTCAATTTTATGTTTGGAGTCACTGCATTTTCCTTTCTGATGAACATTGTCGATCTGATTTATGTGATTAAGCAGGCTGTAAAGCAAAGCAAGAAGAAGAAGTTGCTGATGGAGAATTTTTATCAAGAAGAGCCCTTTCACGATATGCCAAGCGACACCCTTGTGCTTCCTGAGCACAAAGTAGCCCAAGAGTATGAAGCGCATGTGCAGCAAGGGCAAGAGAGTGGTACAAGCGCAGGCAGTGAGGCATCTTCCAAACAGGGGCATGAGGAAGGAACGTTTAGGCACTCGGAGGTGTTGTCAGAGAACGTGGCCTTCTCCAACACCAACAGCAACAACACGCACCTCACCATGGTCACATCAAGCCCTGCCTCCACAGAAGGATCTGCTGACAATGATGGCAGCAAGGTGGCCCTCTGTGAGACTGAGCAGGGGACAGCTGCTCATTCACTCAGCTGGCACACAGCAGCCTCGCCGGGGCAGCAAGGTTCCAGATTGCGCCAACACACGCTGCAGAAGCCCGCCGAATCTCCATCAAGCAGCAGCCAACTGATAGCGGAGTACAGACTTGTTCACATGCGGGTTACAGACGGGCAGTCAAATTGCGGTAAAGGCGGCAGGAGAAAGAAATCTGAATGGGTTTGA